A portion of the Oxynema aestuarii AP17 genome contains these proteins:
- a CDS encoding cytochrome b/b6 domain-containing protein — MSERSRPYQPSLLRLLHAANALVVLCAWLSAILVYNTYDRRFVQLPLPEIPGTIDIHGTFAVGLLLTLPPFALYSFHLGSKRLIQSDSWRQLKHLDRPSGRYALHRIANTLILLATTLAFVSGRMMKEDWLPQGNLQELWYTIHLWGWVIVGIAIALHIALGIWVGGIALMRSMVSWRMRENDTPQTWWQQVQRIWKP; from the coding sequence ATGAGCGAGCGATCGCGTCCCTATCAACCCTCCCTATTGCGACTGCTGCACGCCGCAAATGCGTTGGTCGTCCTCTGTGCGTGGTTGAGTGCGATTCTGGTTTACAATACCTACGATCGCCGATTCGTCCAACTCCCGCTACCGGAGATTCCCGGAACCATCGACATTCACGGCACCTTTGCGGTGGGTTTGCTGTTGACCCTACCCCCGTTCGCCCTCTATAGCTTTCATCTCGGTTCCAAACGCTTGATCCAGTCCGATTCGTGGCGACAACTCAAGCACCTCGATCGCCCCTCCGGTCGCTACGCTTTGCACCGGATTGCCAATACACTGATCCTCCTCGCCACGACCCTTGCCTTTGTTTCCGGGCGCATGATGAAAGAAGACTGGTTGCCCCAAGGTAATTTACAGGAGCTTTGGTATACTATACATTTGTGGGGATGGGTTATCGTTGGAATTGCCATCGCCTTGCATATCGCACTTGGAATATGGGTTGGCGGCATCGCCCTGATGCGATCGATGGTGTCGTGGCGAATGCGTGAAAATGACACCCCGCAAACCTGGTGGCAGCAAGTCCAACGGATTTGGAAGCCTTAA
- a CDS encoding dolichyl-phosphate-mannose--protein mannosyltransferase: MAKFFVKVSEHPASFPLAMAAIFAVSFALRFWGLSRFNTLVFDEIYFAKFGNHYLTQTPFFDAHPPLGKYMIALGIWIGQFLPFDRDPIDDLTGSLLTPWAYRWSNAFAGSFLPIIVGAIAYQLNRRRSFALLAASFTAADGFLLVESRYALIDLFLVFFGLLGQWTFLRAVLKPEEPDWRWLTLAGVFFGAAASVKWNGLGFWLGTIAVWIAAKIWQWRRSLPSMLTVPPLQKLANLKVFPVLFTLIVIPAIAYSLFWIPHIQLNPKYDFIEVHDQIFGYHRRLGNGSDIHPYCSNWLSWVVMWRPVLYYYEKAGGDLPVNPELPPLPENSPPVIFAVHAMGNPMLSWLSTLAIFILIFAIAYRCWQHWRSPQDSAIAYDWIGIYLGGNYLANWLPWAIVTRCTFLYHYMSASVFSFMAIAWFVDLWLHSDRPYLRVLAIVAIGAIAIAFCFWLPVYLGLPISLKQWQMRMWLPSWI; the protein is encoded by the coding sequence ATGGCCAAATTTTTTGTAAAAGTTAGCGAACATCCCGCCTCATTTCCTCTCGCTATGGCGGCGATTTTTGCAGTATCTTTCGCCTTACGCTTTTGGGGGTTAAGCCGCTTTAATACTTTAGTCTTTGATGAGATTTATTTTGCCAAATTTGGCAACCATTATCTGACCCAAACGCCATTTTTTGACGCCCATCCGCCTCTGGGCAAATATATGATTGCCCTCGGAATTTGGATCGGCCAATTTCTCCCCTTCGATCGCGATCCGATCGACGACCTGACAGGTTCCCTACTAACCCCCTGGGCTTATCGTTGGTCGAATGCCTTCGCCGGATCGTTCCTGCCGATTATTGTGGGGGCGATCGCCTATCAACTCAATCGCCGCCGCAGTTTCGCCCTCCTCGCCGCCAGTTTTACCGCCGCCGACGGCTTCTTACTCGTCGAATCTCGCTACGCCCTGATCGACTTATTTCTTGTCTTTTTCGGACTTCTCGGACAATGGACCTTTTTGCGGGCCGTTCTTAAACCTGAAGAACCCGATTGGCGGTGGTTGACTTTGGCAGGTGTATTTTTTGGGGCGGCGGCGTCGGTGAAGTGGAACGGTTTAGGGTTTTGGTTGGGAACGATCGCCGTTTGGATCGCTGCAAAAATTTGGCAGTGGCGGCGATCCTTGCCTTCAATGCTAACCGTTCCCCCCTTACAAAAGTTAGCCAATTTAAAGGTTTTCCCGGTTCTATTCACCCTGATTGTCATTCCGGCGATCGCCTATAGTTTATTTTGGATTCCCCATATTCAACTCAATCCCAAATATGATTTTATAGAAGTCCACGACCAAATTTTTGGGTACCATCGCCGCTTGGGGAACGGGTCGGATATTCATCCCTATTGTTCCAATTGGTTGAGTTGGGTGGTGATGTGGCGTCCGGTGTTGTACTACTACGAAAAAGCTGGAGGCGATTTACCCGTAAACCCGGAATTACCCCCCTTACCGGAAAATTCGCCCCCGGTCATATTTGCCGTTCACGCCATGGGCAATCCGATGTTATCGTGGCTTTCTACATTAGCCATTTTTATTTTAATTTTCGCGATCGCCTATCGCTGTTGGCAGCATTGGCGATCGCCCCAAGATTCCGCGATCGCTTACGATTGGATCGGGATTTATTTAGGTGGGAATTATTTAGCAAATTGGCTACCTTGGGCGATCGTCACTCGCTGTACATTTTTATATCATTATATGAGTGCGTCCGTATTTTCGTTTATGGCGATCGCCTGGTTTGTCGATTTATGGTTGCACAGCGATCGTCCCTATTTACGAGTTTTAGCGATCGTTGCCATTGGGGCGATCGCGATCGCCTTTTGCTTCTGGCTTCCCGTCTATTTAGGATTACCCATTTCCCTCAAACAATGGCAAATGAGAATGTGGTTACCCTCGTGGATTTAA